From Anaerolineae bacterium, a single genomic window includes:
- a CDS encoding GAF domain-containing protein yields MSLPRVSVSNWQQKIPRALVWGYLLLLLGAMVAVGVSTARWLRLSFLGAIVEPTGYFSNLGPEDAGTWMAVAQGLRFPDRLLRVEGKPYRGPGSLRQLLRPYQPGEWVTLLVDRHKRGREVVVLPLQRFPEDDRWLYFYGPYLVGWVYLAVGWWVFLARRQEVTARWFGVGVSSAGFAVGSLLNALAVHAWSWLWSLALGVTAGALLALALAFLRSAFAAVPLSWQERGVLLLGLGLGVWGSVALYDMAHPLMYVVALRAIEVYLALAMLFYLGVNLKLRVSARSPLVRERTGLTLWSAVLAFGPLSIWALASALGLDWPFSLWFIFPLALFPLGTAYALLRYRWFYVETLLEQGWVYALLTAMVYGGYALVVAGMSLTLGAHWMAQHPWWVGIFAFVMALGLDPLRQRLQNLAERVFVRRRQRHQERLEAFGQALIPAATEAQIWELLREFIATDLAAQPIHLFVRDPLTGDYRPAVDAQGATTSDVHFRGDSPFVRFLSRVKPGYYFGAEEQPPAGVQDDLPRILLLQAVLFVPLPGQEKDLVGFLALGPQRGALYLRPDIEYLQGLARQAALALERARAASTLSRRVTQLNTLMRVAQGINAVPDMESLLELVAAHTQRLIPSSWLHIVLWDPRRERYVRVLALRDEERVSALEQVPLAEDEGLVWWVIRERRVQRTEHYEQACRAQGVLPEEKGLVAWMGAPLFAGEELVGVLAVGHTRWDIRYTAEHQDLLQTMADLAVGAMVKARLIRQSEQRARQLALLNEMGRTITGTLNLNELQERLLTNARRLLDAHSARLWLVEPGTEAWGLAAQQGELKEQTDPQPSSWVFLAAERQEPLCWPPQRAEMAEALGQQPSEPGATTALVVPLVAQEKVVGVLELFDKRDGTRFTVEEGQLLLALASQAAVAIENARLYAQTDRALAARVEELTAMELIDRELNASLDLRRAMRVTLQWAMRRTQSAAALIGLLREDRLRILAEEGFGAALASYREDGLPLDWVGIRRALTTSTIQRLTADNVAEDFALRPETQAQVVVPILREGQVLAVLLLESDTKQAYGEEELRFLARLGEHAAIAITNAQLYAAVQEANRTKSEFVSFVAHELKTPMTSIRGYADLLRSGVVGPINDNQRNFLDIIRTNVERMAALVSDLADISRIEAGQLRLNFQRISVPQVVEEVVSSLGPQIEAKQQELLLEVPPDLPEVWADPMRLAQILTNLVSNAHKYTPEGGRIRVMAEATANQWDPQGPPRVVHLAVEDTGLGIHPEEQKRIFQRFFRSEADQSAREQPGTGLGLYITKNLVELQGGRIWFESVYRQGTTFHFTVPVATAAEEAEASSMGEAESSTGA; encoded by the coding sequence ATGTCTCTTCCCCGTGTGTCTGTTTCCAACTGGCAGCAGAAAATCCCCAGAGCGCTGGTTTGGGGGTATTTGCTTTTGCTCCTGGGGGCGATGGTGGCCGTGGGCGTCAGCACGGCGCGTTGGCTGCGGCTGTCTTTCCTGGGGGCCATTGTTGAGCCAACAGGCTATTTCAGCAATTTGGGGCCAGAGGACGCCGGCACCTGGATGGCCGTGGCGCAGGGGTTGAGGTTCCCGGATCGCTTGTTGCGGGTGGAGGGAAAGCCCTATCGCGGGCCGGGCTCTTTACGCCAACTGTTGCGCCCATACCAGCCGGGTGAGTGGGTCACGTTGCTTGTGGACCGGCACAAACGGGGGCGCGAGGTGGTGGTGTTGCCCCTGCAACGCTTCCCTGAAGATGACCGCTGGCTTTATTTTTACGGCCCCTACCTGGTGGGCTGGGTGTATCTGGCGGTAGGCTGGTGGGTGTTTCTCGCTCGTCGTCAGGAAGTGACCGCCCGTTGGTTTGGGGTGGGGGTGAGTTCGGCAGGGTTTGCGGTGGGGAGTTTGCTCAACGCTTTGGCCGTGCACGCCTGGAGTTGGTTGTGGAGCCTGGCTTTGGGGGTGACGGCAGGGGCTCTGCTGGCCCTGGCCTTGGCCTTCCTGCGGAGCGCCTTTGCGGCGGTCCCCCTTTCCTGGCAGGAAAGGGGGGTGCTGCTTCTGGGGTTGGGTTTGGGGGTGTGGGGTAGTGTGGCCCTGTATGATATGGCGCACCCGTTGATGTATGTGGTGGCCTTGCGCGCCATTGAGGTTTACCTGGCGCTGGCCATGTTGTTCTATCTGGGGGTCAACCTAAAGTTGCGTGTGAGCGCCAGGTCTCCTCTAGTGCGCGAGCGGACTGGTTTGACCTTGTGGAGCGCTGTGCTGGCCTTCGGCCCTCTGTCCATCTGGGCTCTGGCCTCGGCTCTGGGCCTGGATTGGCCTTTTTCCCTGTGGTTTATCTTTCCCTTGGCCCTGTTCCCTTTGGGCACGGCTTATGCGTTGTTGCGCTATCGTTGGTTTTATGTGGAGACTTTGCTGGAACAGGGTTGGGTCTATGCTCTGCTCACGGCGATGGTCTATGGGGGATATGCCCTGGTTGTGGCCGGGATGAGTCTGACGCTGGGGGCTCACTGGATGGCCCAACACCCCTGGTGGGTGGGCATTTTTGCTTTTGTGATGGCTTTGGGATTGGACCCTCTGCGGCAGCGGTTGCAGAATTTGGCTGAGCGGGTTTTCGTCCGTCGTCGGCAACGCCATCAGGAGCGGCTGGAAGCCTTTGGCCAGGCCCTCATCCCGGCTGCCACCGAGGCCCAGATTTGGGAATTGCTTCGGGAGTTTATCGCCACCGATTTAGCGGCTCAGCCGATTCACTTGTTTGTGCGGGACCCTTTGACGGGGGATTATCGCCCAGCCGTGGATGCCCAGGGCGCCACCACTTCCGATGTCCACTTCCGGGGAGACAGTCCGTTTGTGCGTTTCTTGAGTCGGGTCAAACCGGGGTACTATTTCGGCGCGGAGGAGCAGCCCCCTGCCGGGGTGCAGGACGATTTGCCGCGGATTTTGTTGCTGCAGGCCGTGCTCTTTGTGCCGTTGCCCGGGCAGGAGAAGGACCTGGTTGGTTTCCTGGCCCTGGGCCCGCAGCGGGGCGCTTTGTACCTGCGGCCCGACATCGAGTATTTGCAGGGGCTGGCTCGACAGGCGGCGCTGGCGCTGGAGCGCGCACGCGCGGCGAGCACTTTGAGCCGCCGGGTTACCCAACTGAACACTTTGATGCGTGTGGCTCAGGGGATCAACGCCGTCCCCGATATGGAGTCTTTGCTAGAATTGGTGGCCGCCCATACGCAACGTTTGATCCCCTCCTCCTGGTTGCACATTGTGTTGTGGGACCCGCGGCGGGAGCGGTATGTGCGTGTCCTGGCCTTACGCGACGAGGAGCGCGTGTCTGCGTTGGAGCAGGTTCCCTTGGCTGAAGATGAGGGCCTGGTCTGGTGGGTCATCCGTGAACGGCGGGTGCAACGCACGGAGCACTACGAGCAGGCGTGTCGGGCGCAGGGAGTGTTGCCTGAGGAAAAGGGCCTGGTGGCCTGGATGGGCGCCCCTCTGTTTGCCGGCGAGGAACTGGTCGGCGTGCTTGCCGTAGGGCACACCCGGTGGGATATCCGGTACACTGCCGAGCATCAGGACCTGCTGCAAACCATGGCCGATCTGGCCGTTGGGGCGATGGTCAAGGCACGCCTGATTCGCCAAAGCGAGCAACGCGCCCGACAGTTGGCTTTGCTCAACGAGATGGGGCGTACCATCACCGGCACGCTGAACCTGAATGAATTGCAGGAGCGTTTGCTGACCAACGCGCGCCGCCTGTTGGATGCCCACTCAGCCCGTCTCTGGCTGGTGGAACCGGGGACCGAGGCTTGGGGGTTGGCGGCGCAGCAGGGAGAACTAAAGGAGCAGACCGACCCCCAACCTTCCTCATGGGTCTTCCTGGCCGCGGAGCGCCAGGAGCCTTTATGTTGGCCGCCGCAACGGGCCGAGATGGCCGAAGCCCTTGGCCAACAGCCCTCGGAGCCCGGCGCGACCACGGCTTTGGTGGTGCCTTTAGTGGCGCAGGAAAAGGTGGTGGGGGTGCTGGAATTGTTCGACAAACGGGACGGCACCCGGTTCACGGTGGAAGAAGGGCAGTTGCTGCTTGCGCTGGCCAGCCAGGCGGCCGTGGCCATCGAAAACGCCCGACTGTATGCCCAGACGGATCGCGCCCTGGCGGCCCGGGTGGAAGAACTGACGGCGATGGAACTCATCGACCGGGAGTTGAACGCCAGCCTGGATTTGCGGCGTGCCATGCGGGTCACCCTGCAATGGGCCATGCGCCGCACGCAATCCGCGGCGGCGCTCATCGGGTTGCTGCGCGAGGACCGGCTGCGCATCCTGGCCGAAGAGGGCTTTGGGGCGGCCCTGGCCTCCTACCGCGAGGACGGATTGCCCTTGGACTGGGTGGGCATCCGGCGGGCGCTGACGACTTCCACCATCCAACGCCTGACCGCGGACAATGTGGCCGAGGACTTTGCCTTACGCCCGGAGACTCAGGCGCAGGTCGTGGTGCCCATCTTGCGGGAGGGCCAGGTGCTGGCCGTGTTGCTCCTGGAAAGCGATACCAAACAGGCCTATGGCGAAGAGGAGTTGCGCTTTCTGGCCCGTTTGGGGGAGCATGCGGCCATCGCCATCACCAATGCCCAACTCTATGCCGCCGTGCAGGAGGCCAATCGCACCAAGAGTGAGTTCGTTTCCTTTGTGGCCCACGAACTCAAGACGCCCATGACCTCCATCCGTGGGTACGCCGACCTGTTACGCTCCGGGGTGGTCGGCCCGATAAACGACAATCAGCGCAATTTCCTGGATATCATTCGCACCAATGTGGAGCGTATGGCGGCGTTGGTCTCCGACCTGGCCGATATTTCCCGCATTGAGGCCGGCCAGTTGCGCCTGAACTTTCAGCGGATATCTGTGCCCCAGGTAGTCGAAGAAGTGGTCTCTTCTTTGGGGCCGCAAATCGAAGCCAAACAGCAGGAACTTCTCCTCGAAGTGCCGCCGGATTTGCCGGAGGTCTGGGCCGACCCCATGCGCCTGGCCCAGATCCTCACCAACCTGGTCTCCAACGCCCATAAATACACGCCTGAGGGGGGGCGGATTCGGGTGATGGCCGAGGCGACTGCGAATCAATGGGACCCCCAGGGGCCGCCTCGCGTGGTCCATCTGGCGGTGGAGGACACCGGCCTGGGGATTCACCCCGAGGAGCAGAAACGCATTTTTCAGCGGTTCTTCCGCTCCGAAGCCGACCAAAGCGCCCGAGAACAGCCGGGGACCGGGTTGGGCCTATACATCACCAAGAACCTGGTGGAGTTGCAAGGCGGGCGGATTTGGTTTGAGAGCGTGTACCGCCAGGGGACGACCTTCCATTTCACGGTGCCCGTGGCTACGGCGGCCGAAGAAGCAGAGGCGTCGTCCATGGGTGAGGCCGAGTCGAGCACGGGAGCCTGA
- a CDS encoding Hsp20/alpha crystallin family protein, whose protein sequence is MLYYDPLRRMQRLMDVMDRLMEQSVIPARALEEVSRGKVSLPVNVRADGDTFIITAWVPGVSVDDLHIQILDNTISIEGEFQAPEENDYLVQEIPVGAFQRVITLPTALEPGEAEAELRDGVLTLRVPKAQAVRPKEIKVKAK, encoded by the coding sequence ATGCTCTACTATGACCCCCTGCGCCGGATGCAGCGCTTGATGGATGTGATGGATCGCCTGATGGAGCAAAGCGTGATCCCCGCCCGCGCCCTGGAGGAGGTGTCGCGTGGCAAGGTGAGCCTTCCGGTGAATGTGCGCGCCGACGGGGACACCTTTATCATCACCGCCTGGGTGCCCGGCGTCTCGGTGGACGACCTGCACATCCAGATTCTGGACAACACCATCTCCATCGAGGGCGAATTCCAGGCGCCGGAGGAGAACGACTACCTGGTGCAGGAGATTCCGGTGGGCGCGTTCCAGCGGGTGATCACCCTGCCCACGGCGCTGGAGCCCGGCGAAGCCGAGGCCGAACTGCGTGACGGCGTGCTCACCCTGCGCGTCCCCAAAGCGCAAGCCGTACGGCCCAAAGAAATCAAAGTCAAAGCCAAATAA
- a CDS encoding CPBP family intramembrane metalloprotease gives MLSHLAAWLSLAAFLGLAVPSVRRWGEAWVQRTGWPSALLLLLPYLLAAALSAPVVDILRVLAYLLVPTAIVHWAQPRGKASWGALLAGLTIWFPLEPELFLLPWGGKVAGPWHWFMLPEVSAPLAGDLSLPIAKMTGVLLALYLFLLYRPLEGIGYTARLTRRDGSLALRGLGMFMVAGVPVGFALRFLTWVPHWPGLGQALPALLAIYLFTGIPEELLFRGVFQNAFRRWFGEEGGLVVAAVVFGLSHLDNATPGHPVPNAAYALMATLAGLAYGWVWRRSGKITAAALTHALVDWLWWLLFGG, from the coding sequence ATGCTCTCTCATCTGGCAGCGTGGTTGAGTCTGGCAGCGTTCCTGGGCTTGGCGGTGCCCTCCGTGCGCCGCTGGGGAGAGGCTTGGGTGCAGCGGACGGGCTGGCCCAGCGCGCTGCTCTTGCTGCTCCCCTACCTCCTCGCCGCTGCCCTGAGCGCCCCCGTGGTCGACATCCTGCGCGTGCTGGCCTACCTGCTGGTGCCCACCGCCATCGTCCATTGGGCCCAGCCGCGGGGAAAAGCCAGCTGGGGTGCCCTGCTGGCCGGTCTGACCATCTGGTTCCCCTTGGAGCCGGAGTTGTTCCTGCTCCCCTGGGGCGGCAAGGTGGCCGGACCCTGGCACTGGTTCATGCTCCCCGAGGTGAGCGCGCCCCTCGCCGGGGACCTCTCCTTACCCATCGCCAAGATGACCGGCGTGCTGCTCGCCCTGTACCTGTTCCTGCTCTACCGCCCCCTGGAAGGCATTGGCTACACCGCGCGGCTCACACGCCGCGATGGCAGCCTGGCGCTGCGGGGGTTGGGTATGTTCATGGTGGCCGGGGTCCCTGTGGGGTTCGCCCTGCGCTTTCTCACCTGGGTGCCCCACTGGCCCGGATTGGGGCAGGCTTTACCGGCGCTGCTGGCCATCTACCTGTTCACCGGAATTCCCGAAGAGTTGCTCTTTCGCGGCGTGTTCCAAAACGCCTTCCGGCGGTGGTTCGGCGAGGAGGGAGGCCTGGTGGTGGCTGCCGTGGTGTTCGGTCTGAGCCATCTGGACAACGCCACCCCCGGGCATCCGGTGCCCAACGCAGCCTACGCGCTCATGGCCACCCTGGCCGGGCTGGCCTACGGCTGGGTCTGGCGGCGCAGCGGCAAAATCACCGCCGCCGCCCTCACCCATGCGTTGGTGGATTGGCTCTGGTGGCTGCTCTTTGGCGGCTAA
- a CDS encoding rhomboid family intramembrane serine protease translates to MIPLRDTIRSRSLPIVTWLLILVNALVFFFELSLGPRLLERFIYAFGMIPARLSLAHPWSLLTLLTATFLHGGWMHFLGNMWTLYIFGDNVEDRMGSGRFLLFYLLGGAAANLMQAWAYPNSHIPAIGASGSIAAVLGAYFLFFPHARVITLVPFFFLPWFVEIPAVFYLGVWFLTQFYSGLFALALPAQASMGGIAWWAHVGGFLFGLFLGRVFQRPQPRTWHVWYPDEYWPW, encoded by the coding sequence ATGATTCCATTACGAGACACCATTCGCTCCCGCTCCCTTCCCATCGTGACCTGGCTGCTCATTCTGGTCAACGCTCTGGTGTTCTTCTTCGAACTGAGCCTGGGGCCACGACTGTTGGAGCGCTTCATCTATGCCTTTGGCATGATTCCGGCCCGCCTGTCCCTGGCCCACCCCTGGAGCCTGCTCACCCTGCTCACCGCCACCTTCCTGCACGGCGGGTGGATGCATTTCCTGGGCAACATGTGGACGCTGTACATCTTCGGGGACAACGTGGAAGACCGCATGGGCTCCGGGCGTTTTCTGCTCTTTTATCTGCTGGGCGGGGCGGCGGCCAACCTGATGCAGGCCTGGGCCTATCCCAACAGCCATATCCCCGCCATCGGGGCCAGCGGCTCCATCGCCGCGGTGTTGGGGGCGTACTTTCTCTTCTTCCCGCACGCGCGGGTCATCACCCTGGTTCCGTTCTTCTTCCTGCCCTGGTTTGTGGAAATCCCCGCCGTGTTCTACTTGGGCGTGTGGTTCCTCACCCAGTTCTACTCCGGGCTTTTCGCCCTGGCCCTGCCGGCCCAGGCCAGCATGGGCGGCATCGCCTGGTGGGCCCATGTGGGCGGCTTCCTTTTCGGTCTCTTTTTAGGGCGGGTGTTCCAACGGCCTCAACCCCGTACCTGGCATGTGTGGTATCCCGATGAATACTGGCCCTGGTAA
- a CDS encoding glycosyltransferase family 4 protein produces MKKRPLHIGFVSTRIAGTDGVSLEIAKWAQVLEGMGHQCFYFAGQCDRPEERSYVVPEAFFQHPEVLALTRDLFDDYRRSSETSGRVQALRYLLKCHLYRFRERFDLNLLIAENALSLPVHIPLGLALTEFVAETEIPTVAHHHDFAWERVRFARSAAEDYLRAAFPPTLPSIVHVTISSFAARQLALRTGVSSLVIPNVMDFDHPPPLPDEVTAQVRQALGIPDGVYFILQPTRVVPRKRIEQAIELVRRLDLPAVLVVSHRAGDEGLAYQTYLAEVASLLGVQVLFAGEFFAYHRHTRPDGQPVFSLADAYANADLVTYPSAVEGFGNAFLEAIYYRRPLVMSAYEIFRTDIQPKGFKVVAFEGFVDDATVAAARRLLTDPEWAASQAEHNYRVAQRHFSYRTLEVALAHLLQRC; encoded by the coding sequence ATGAAAAAGCGACCTTTGCACATCGGTTTCGTTTCCACCCGAATTGCGGGCACCGACGGCGTTTCCCTGGAAATCGCCAAGTGGGCCCAGGTGCTGGAGGGGATGGGGCACCAGTGCTTCTATTTTGCTGGTCAGTGCGATCGCCCCGAAGAGCGCAGTTATGTGGTGCCCGAGGCCTTCTTTCAGCATCCGGAAGTGCTGGCATTGACCCGCGATTTGTTTGACGATTATCGCCGCAGTTCGGAGACCTCGGGGCGGGTGCAGGCGTTGCGTTACCTGCTCAAGTGCCATCTGTACCGTTTCCGGGAGCGGTTCGACCTGAATTTGCTCATCGCCGAGAACGCCCTCTCCCTGCCGGTGCACATTCCCCTGGGCCTGGCGCTGACCGAGTTTGTGGCCGAAACGGAGATCCCCACGGTGGCGCACCACCATGACTTCGCCTGGGAGCGGGTGCGCTTTGCCCGCTCGGCGGCAGAGGATTACCTCCGGGCGGCCTTTCCTCCCACTTTGCCCAGCATTGTGCATGTGACCATCAGTTCCTTTGCCGCGCGGCAACTGGCTTTGCGCACCGGGGTATCTTCCCTGGTCATCCCCAATGTGATGGATTTCGACCATCCCCCGCCGCTGCCTGATGAAGTGACCGCTCAGGTGCGTCAGGCGCTGGGCATCCCCGATGGGGTCTATTTCATCCTGCAGCCCACCCGCGTGGTGCCACGCAAGCGCATTGAACAGGCTATCGAACTGGTACGGCGCCTGGATTTGCCAGCCGTTTTGGTGGTCTCCCACCGCGCCGGGGATGAAGGCCTGGCGTATCAAACTTACCTGGCCGAAGTGGCTTCGTTGTTGGGCGTGCAGGTGTTGTTCGCCGGGGAGTTTTTCGCCTATCATCGTCACACCCGCCCGGATGGGCAGCCGGTCTTTTCCTTGGCCGACGCCTACGCCAATGCCGATTTGGTGACCTACCCCTCGGCGGTGGAAGGCTTCGGAAACGCGTTCCTGGAGGCCATTTACTACCGGCGGCCGCTGGTGATGAGCGCCTATGAAATCTTCCGCACCGATATTCAACCCAAGGGATTTAAGGTGGTGGCTTTTGAAGGATTCGTGGACGACGCCACGGTGGCCGCTGCCCGGCGTCTGCTGACCGACCCCGAGTGGGCGGCCTCCCAGGCCGAGCACAACTACCGCGTGGCTCAGCGTCATTTTTCCTACCGCACGCTGGAAGTGGCTCTGGCGCACCTGCTGCAGCGTTGCTGA